CACCGAACACGAGGAGTTTCGCCACCGCACCACCGCCCAACAGGTCGTTCGGGTTCGGCTGGGTGAGCACGACTACGCCGACGAGACCCAAGAAGAGCCCCACAGTGCCGACCGCGGTGAGGCGCTCGCCGGGGAGCAAGAGTCGGGCGAACCCCGTCGTCAGGACGGGGCTCAACGAGACGATGACCGCCGCGGCCGCCGACGTGACCGCCGGATCGGTCTCGCCGACGAACAGCAGGACGTGGTACCCGGCGATCAACAGGAGCGAACCGACGGCGACCACGGCCCACTGGTCGCGGCCGCGGGGGATCGGGTCGTCGAGCACGTAGGCGGCGTACGCGAGCATGACGATCCCGGCGATGTCGTAGCGGATCGCCGCGAAGAGGACGGGCGGGAAGTACGCGAGGCCCGCCTTGATCGCCATGAACGCCGAGCCCCACACCGCGGCCAGGAGGACGAAGAGGACGAGGTTCCGGTACCGGGTCACACTGGTTCCACTCGGCGGGTGTAGAAGTGTCTTTCAGTTCGTCTCCGGGGCGTCGGACCGGGATCGATCGTCCCCGGTCTCGCCGTCGGCGACGAGGTGACAGGCCGTCCCGTGACCGTCGCCGACGCGCTCGGGACGCCGCGTCTCGCAGACGCTCTCGAACCGCTCGCGGAGCGTCGCGGTCGCCACCTCGCGCTCCCCGCGGGCCAGCGCGCCGAGCGCCTCGTCGACCACGCGGGCGTTCGCTCCCGAGAGGGAGCCGTCGAAGAACGACTCGCGGACGTGGTCGACGAACGCCGCCTCGTCGCTCTCGGCGGCGTCGAGCCGCTCGGAGGCCGCCTCGGGGACGAGCTCACCCCGTTCGAGCGCGTCGCGGAGGTCCATCACGTCGCGGTACACCGACTGGTCGATCTCGACGTCGTCGGGGGGGATCACCGCTGGACAGCGGGTCCGGAACCGACAGCCCGAGGGCGGGTCGCGTGGCGAGGGGACGTCGCCCGCGAGCGCGTCGACCCGCCGGCCGTGTTCGGCGACGCTGGCCCGTGGAACGCTCTCTAAGAGCGCCTGGGTGTACGGGTGTGCCGGGGCGTCGAAGATCTCGTCCGTCGGGCCGAGTTCGACCATGTTCCCGAGGTACATCACTGCGACGCGGTCACAGAGGTGCCGGACGACCGAGAGGTCGTGTGCGATGAACAGGTACGTGAGTCCGAACTCTGCCTGGAGGTCAGCGAGGAGGTTCAGCACCTGCGCCTGGACGCTCACGTCGAGCGCGGAGACGGGCTCGTCGAGGACGACGAACTCGGGATCGAGCGCCAGTGCCCGGGCGATGCCGATCCGCTGGCGCTGCCCACCCGAGAACTCGTGTGGGTAGCGGTCGAGCTGTGTCGCCGAGAGCCCGACCCGTTCGAGGAGGTCGCTCGCGCGCTCGCGCCGCCATTCGCGCTTGCTCTTCGACCCGGGCTCGTCGGGCAGGTCGTGGACGACGAACGGCTCGGCGACGATGTCGCCGACGGTCATCCGGGGATCGAGACTGGAGAAGGGATCCTGAAAGACGACCTGCGCCCGCCGGCGGAAGGCGTCGAGTCCCGTCTTCGAGAGATCGAACACCGAGTCGCCGTCGAACCGCACCTCGCCGCCCGTCGCCTCTCGCAGTCGGAGCAGGGTCTCGCCCGTCGTCGACTTCCCGCAACCGGACTCGCCGACGAGGCCGAGCGTCTCCCCCTCGTGGATGTCGAAGCTCACCCCGTCGACGGCCTTCACGCTCCGTGCCTCCCTGCCCAGGAGGCGGTCGACGAGGGTGTCCTGCTCGAAGTAGTACTTCTTCAGGTCGCGCACCTCGACCAGCGGCGCTCGGTCAGTCATCGGCGGTCGCCTCCCCCTCCTCGACCTCGGGCTGCTCACCCGCGAAGTACTCGTCGCCGAGCGCCGCGTCCGGGTCGAACCCCCGGTCGGCGAGGACACAGCGGACGGCGTGTTCGCCGTCGACCGGACGCTCGGCGACCCGACCGAGGCAGTCGTCCATCGCCTTCGGACAGCGGTCGGCGAAGTAACAGCGGTCGCCCATCTCGCTGTCCAGGAGCGAGGGGACGTTGCCCGGGATCGGCTCCAGTCGCGGCGCGGGGTCTTCGATGTCGGGGATCGATCCCAACAGCCCCTGCGTGTAGGGGTGGACCGGGCGGTCGAACACGTCTTCGAGCGTCCCGCGCTCGACGATCTCGCCGGCGTACATCACGCCGACGCGGTCGCACATCCGCGCGATGACGCCGAGGTCGTGGGTGATCATCACCACGCTCATCCCCCGGTCGCGCTGGAGGTCGCGGAGGAGGTTGAGGATCTGCGCCTGGATCGTCACGTCGAGCGCCGTCGTGGGTTCGTCCGCGACGAGGAGGTCAGGCTCGCCCGCCAGCGCCTGGGCGACCATCGCCCGCTGGAGCATCCCGCCGGAGAACTGGTGGGGGTGTTCCGTGGCGCGCTCTTCGGGGTCGGGAATGCCGACCTGATCCAGCAGTTCGACCGCCCGCTCGCGGCTCTCCTCGGAGACGTAGTCCCGCGAGGGGAGCAGCGTGTCGCGGACGTACTGGCCGAGGCCGTACCCCTGTGTGCGCGAGCGCGTCCGGCGGGGGTTCGCCCGCGCGCGCCGCTGGACCTCGACGGCTTCGGCGATCTGGGTCCCCACGGTGATCGAGGGGTTGAACGACGACATCGGGTCCTGAAACACCATCGAGAACGACGAGCCACGGAGCGACCGCCGGACGCCGCCGGGCAGTCGGCGGAGGTCGACGAAGTCCCCGTCGACCGCCTCGGGCGTCGAGTCGCGGAACTCGTCGGCGAGTGGTGCATCCCGATACCACACCTCGCCGCCCGTGATCCGCCCCGGCGCGTCAACGAGGTCGATAAGCGACAGCGCCGTTACCGACTTCCCCGACCCCGACTCGCCGACGATGCCGAACACCTCGCCGTCGCGGACGTCGAAGTTCACGCCCTCGACGGCGTTGACCTGGCCCTCCTCGGTGAAAAACCGGGTCCGGAGGTCGCGGACCCGAAGCAGGTCGTCGGCGGCCGCCGACGCGCCCGGTGAAGAGTCAGAGCTCATACCCCTCCCTCCCCTTCGATGCCGGGGTCGAGCGCGTCGCGGAGCCAGTCACCGACGAGGTTGAGCCCGATGACGGTGACGACGATGGCGAGGCCAGGCATGGTCGAGATCCACCACGCCGTCGACTGGTACTGCCGACCGAGCGCGATGTCGAACCCCCACGAGACGTTCGCCCCGGAGAAGCCGAGGAACGAGAGCGCGCTCTCGAGAAGGATGATCGCCGCCACCTGGATCGTCGCCAGCACGAGGATCGGGGTGATCGCGTTCGGGAGCACGTGTCTGAAGACGATCCGCGCGTCTGAGGCTCCGAGCGCCCGCGCGGCCTTGACGTACTCCTCCTGTCTGAGCGCGAGCGCCTCGCCGCGCGAGACGCGCGCGAACCAGACCCAGTTGACGAGCGCGACGACGACGACGACCGTCCCCGGGAGGACGACGTTCGTCGGCATCGCCCCCGCCGAGGGGAGGCCGACCGCGCCGCGCCAAGCCGCGGCGACCCCGGAGGTCACGAGAGGATCGGGGAAGGTCACTTGCGCCTGGCCCCAGACGCCGACGAGCGCGATCGCCAACACGAGCGACGGGAACGCGAGCATCACGTCCGCGGCCCGCATCAGGCTGTCGTCCACGCGGCCGCGCGCGTAGCCCGCGGTGAGGCCGACGCAGACGCCGACGAGCGCGGCGAGCGCCGTCCCGAAGACGCCGACGAGCATCGAGGTACGCGCGCCGTAGACGAGCCGGGAGAGGATGTCGCGGCCGTTGCCGTCGGTACCGAGCGGATGCGCGGCGGTGGCGTTGTTCGACACCCGCCTGGTCTCGGTAACGACCTGCCCGTCCTCGATGACGACGCTGCCGTTCTCCCGCACGGTCACCTCCCGCGTCTCGGTCGTCGAGAAGCCCAGCGGGGGTGTGCGCGCCTCTTCGAGGTTCTGCGAGCCGGGGTTGTACGGCGCGACGAGCGGCGCGAGCGCCGCCATCAGGAGGACGAACGCGACGACCGCGATGCCGAGTTTCGCGAGGCCGCTTCGGCGGAGTTCGCGCCTGAGGTTCCGCAGCGTGCGCGGCGAGACGGCCGACCTGAGCGACCCGAGAACGCGGGTGAGGAGTCCAGGAGGCATCTCAGTCGAACGCCACCTGTGGGTTGACGTACGCGTACAGCGTGTCGACGACGATGTTCACCAGGACGAACGCGACGGCGACGACGATGAGCGAGCCCTGCAGGACGGGCCAGTCCCGGGCGTTGATGCTGTCGATGATCAGGGTGCCGAGCCCGGGCCACGCGAACACCGCCTCCGTGATGACCGCCCCGCCGATGAGCGTCCCCAACTGGAGGCCGACGACCGTGATGACCGGGATGAGCGTGTTGCGGAGCGCGTGGCGGTAGCGCGTGAGCGTCTCGGGTAACCCCTTCGCGCGCGCCGCACGGACGTACGTCTTCCCCAGTTCGTCGAGCATCCCGCTCCTGGTGAGCCGGGTGATGAGCGCCGTGAAGTACGTCCCGAGCGTGATCGCCGGGAGCGTGACGTGCCAGAGCCACGTCAGGAGGCCGTCGGCCGCGCCGGCGACGCGCCCTGCGAGGAGCAGTCCGACGACGCCGTCGAGGCCGATCGGGCGCTGGCTCGTCGGGAACAGATCCAGTTGGACGGCGAGGATGATGATGAGCATCACGCCGAGCCAGAAGTTTGGCGTCGAGATGCCCAGAAGCGAAAACAGCGTCGCGCCGTAGTCCGCGGGGTCGTGCCGCCGGGTGGCGCTCACGACGCCGAGCGGGACGGCGATGACGACCGCGACGACCGTCGCCGCGACCGCCAGCTCCAGCGTCGCCGGGATCTTCGCGACGACCCGCGCCGTGACGGGCGTTCGGGTGACGAGCGAGAAGCCGAGATCGCCCATCGGAACGCCGGTGACGAAGTCGAAGTACTGGACGTGCAGGGGGTCGTTCAGCCCGAGCTCCGCGACGACCTGCCGGCGGACCGCAGGGTCGACGTCCGGTGGGAGCAGGACGTTCGCGGGATCGCCCGGCGAGACGAACCGGAGGGCGAAGACGACCGTCACGACGCCCCAGACGACGAGGACACCCTGGAGGGCCCGCTTGACGAGGAACCTGGCCAGCGACATCGACGACCTACTGCGGGCTCATCGCGTACGCGTCGATGCGCTCGTCGCTCCGAGCCTCCCAGGCGACCCGTTCGGAGACGCCGTAGACGCTGAACTGGCGGTTCAGGAAGATCCACGGTGCCTGGTCGTGTGCGAGCGCGTTCGCCTCCCGTAGCGTGGCCTCGCGCGTGTCCCCCGACTCTTCGGCCGCCTGGCTCAACAGCGCGTCGAACTCCTCGTTGCTCCAGGAAGTGAGCTGGCCGTCGCTCGTCAACAGCGCGGTCATCACGAGGCCGCCGTCGAACGTCGCCTCGCCCCAGCCGATGAGATACCACGGCGGCTTGTCCTCGATGTTGCCCGTGAGGAGCTCGTCGACGAGCGAGCCGAAGTCGCGCTGGCGGACGGACGCAGAGACGTTGGGAAGTTCGTCGATGAAGCCCGCGACCGCCTGTGCGATCTCGAGGTCTTTCAGGTAGCGACCGACGGGCGTGTTGAGTTCGATCTCCACGCCCGCGTGGCCACTCTCTTCGACCAGCTGCTCGGCCTGGCCGGGGTCGTACGCGTACGGATCGACGTCGGGGTTGTGCCCGACGAAGCCGTCGAGCGTGGGCTGGCCGGTCGCCGATCCGAAGCCGCCGAGGACGTTCTCGACGATGCTGTCGAGGTCGACGGCGTAGTTCATCGCCTGGCGGAACGCCTGCGACGAGAACGGCTCGACGTCGTACCGCATCGCGTTGTAGATGACGCGCGTGCTCGGTGCCGAGGCGATGCGTGCGGTGTCGCTGTCGTTGACCCGCTGGACCTCCTGTGGCGGGACGTTCACGACCACGTCGGCCTCGCCCTGGAGGAGCTGGTTGACACGGGTGCCGGCCTCGCTCGCGGCGCGGAACGTCAGTTCGGTCACCGCGGCGGTGTCGTCCCAGTAGTCCTCGTACGGAGTGAACACGACCTCTTCGTCCTCCGTGTACGACGACAGCTGGAACGGGCCGGTGCCGTTCATCTCCTGACCGATCTCGGCCTTCGAGCGCTCCTCGACCCAGCTCTGCTGCATCACGTCGCAGTAGGTGGCGAACTCGGAGAAGACGATGGGGTTGAGCCCGTCGTTTTCGACCACGACACTCCCGTCGTCGGCCACCTCGGCACCGGTGACGCCCGCGAGCTGGTCGCTCTGGGGGCTGGCGAAGCCGACGCCCTCTCGGACGATCCGGTTGATCGAGTAGGCGACGTCCTCGGGCGCGAGCGCGTCGCCGTTGTGGAAGGTGACGTCCTCGCGGAGCTGGAACCGGACCGTGTTCTCGCCGTCGACCCGTTCGTACCCCGTCGCGAGTGCCTCGGTGATCGAGCCGTCGGCCGTGCGGGTGAGCACGCCCTCGTACGCGTGGAGCATGACGACGTCCGTCGGCGTCTCGCGGTGGTCGTGGGGGTCCAGCCCCGAGGGCATGTTCCCCTGGACGATCGTGACGGGGAACTCCTGGGTCGATCCGCCGCCGCCACCACCACTCCCGCTACAGCCGGCGAGGCCCGCGACGGCCGCCGCCGTCCCGCTGAGTTCGAGAAATCTCCGCCTACCGAGCGTGTCGTCGGAGGTCATAGGCCGTCCTTTGCGCAGGACAGGTATATATGCTATGTGTGAACTACCCCACCCTGCTCGCGCTGACGCGCTCGCTGAGGGTGGGACTTCCTGCTTCCACGACGCGCTTTGCAGATACGGGTGTATCCACAGGGAGCGCAGTCACCACAGGCGCTGCTTCGGAGTGTCCCACTCCTAGTTGCTCGACGCGAAAGTTCCATGGGACAGCGCACGCTTCTTGTCGCGTTTGAACGCCATCCGTGTCTGTCACCTTCGTAAGAAGCGAGTCGCTCCGCATGGAACGACGAGCGAGTCGAAGCTGACAGGTCGGAACGTCCATCTTGACCGGTTATCCGGCGGTCGTGAGTATAACTGCTTGCGTGGGCCTGTGGATCAGCAATAGAACGTGCAAGACAGATGATGACGGCGCTGTAATCCCACCCTACTGTGTTCTTTGTCTGCTGGCGCGGACTGCGGTACTCGTTGAGGGTGGGCCTAGCGCCTATCTCAAGCTAAACATCGTAAGAACTCGGTACCGCCGTTCCCCCCCACCCCTGCGCTGGCGTACGTTTAAGTAGCCCGCTTGCCAAAGCCGAGTATGGCCGTTCACGGCCGTCAGACGCTCCGGGACCTGTTCGACGACTCCCCGACGCCCCACATCGCGCACCCGCCGCGCACCCACCACCGTCACTTCTACGTCGCCACCGACGGCTCTTACCGACCCGACGGCGGCGGCCTCGGTGCCGTCATCGAGGCGCGCGATGGCACACGCGTCGCCCGCATCGCGCTCTCGGACACACCCCCCGACAACAACGTCGCCGAGTACCGTGCGCTCCACCTGGGTCTCGATGTCCTCGCCGCCCGTGCGCCGCGCGACGCGCTCGTCGGCGTCCTCGTCGACCACGACGACCTCGCGGGGAACGTCAACAGCGCCGTGTTGGAGACCCAACAGCCCGGCTGGCGACCCGGTGGGGACCCGTCGGTCCCGGCCGGGAGCGAACACCACTGGCGCGGCATCCAGGCGCGTATCGCCGGCTTCGGCGAACTCCGCGCCGCCCGAATCGACTCGCGGGACAACCCCGCCCACCCGCTCGCGAACGCGCCCGCGGAGTACGCGCACGTCAACCGACAGCCCGACCGGTGTGTCCTGCCGAGCGCGGCGAACGCCGGCACCGAGGCCACGGACCCGCAGTTCCCACCGCCGTCGCGGTTCGACCGCCCCGACCGCGTCGGCAGCGCCGGGAGCGACTGACGCGACACCGTCATCTGTTTGCTGCCCCTCGCTCAGACCCCGAGGCCGTTCCCCAGGAGTCGGACGCCGATGAACGCCAGGAGGAGG
This Salinigranum marinum DNA region includes the following protein-coding sequences:
- a CDS encoding DMT family transporter; its protein translation is MTRYRNLVLFVLLAAVWGSAFMAIKAGLAYFPPVLFAAIRYDIAGIVMLAYAAYVLDDPIPRGRDQWAVVAVGSLLLIAGYHVLLFVGETDPAVTSAAAAVIVSLSPVLTTGFARLLLPGERLTAVGTVGLFLGLVGVVVLTQPNPNDLLGGGAVAKLLVFGAATAFALGSVLTRRIDADVPIETMEAWSMVGGALAMHAVSAAIGESVGAIVWTTESIAALAYLSLAASALGFLIYFDLLDRLGPIEINLVSYVAPVFAAIAGWLFLAEVPTAYTVVGFVLIFTGFVLVKQGAIRAELPRLRQRGRLAFAREDD
- a CDS encoding ABC transporter ATP-binding protein, with product MTDRAPLVEVRDLKKYYFEQDTLVDRLLGREARSVKAVDGVSFDIHEGETLGLVGESGCGKSTTGETLLRLREATGGEVRFDGDSVFDLSKTGLDAFRRRAQVVFQDPFSSLDPRMTVGDIVAEPFVVHDLPDEPGSKSKREWRRERASDLLERVGLSATQLDRYPHEFSGGQRQRIGIARALALDPEFVVLDEPVSALDVSVQAQVLNLLADLQAEFGLTYLFIAHDLSVVRHLCDRVAVMYLGNMVELGPTDEIFDAPAHPYTQALLESVPRASVAEHGRRVDALAGDVPSPRDPPSGCRFRTRCPAVIPPDDVEIDQSVYRDVMDLRDALERGELVPEAASERLDAAESDEAAFVDHVRESFFDGSLSGANARVVDEALGALARGEREVATATLRERFESVCETRRPERVGDGHGTACHLVADGETGDDRSRSDAPETN
- a CDS encoding ABC transporter ATP-binding protein; the protein is MSSDSSPGASAAADDLLRVRDLRTRFFTEEGQVNAVEGVNFDVRDGEVFGIVGESGSGKSVTALSLIDLVDAPGRITGGEVWYRDAPLADEFRDSTPEAVDGDFVDLRRLPGGVRRSLRGSSFSMVFQDPMSSFNPSITVGTQIAEAVEVQRRARANPRRTRSRTQGYGLGQYVRDTLLPSRDYVSEESRERAVELLDQVGIPDPEERATEHPHQFSGGMLQRAMVAQALAGEPDLLVADEPTTALDVTIQAQILNLLRDLQRDRGMSVVMITHDLGVIARMCDRVGVMYAGEIVERGTLEDVFDRPVHPYTQGLLGSIPDIEDPAPRLEPIPGNVPSLLDSEMGDRCYFADRCPKAMDDCLGRVAERPVDGEHAVRCVLADRGFDPDAALGDEYFAGEQPEVEEGEATADD
- a CDS encoding ABC transporter permease; translation: MPPGLLTRVLGSLRSAVSPRTLRNLRRELRRSGLAKLGIAVVAFVLLMAALAPLVAPYNPGSQNLEEARTPPLGFSTTETREVTVRENGSVVIEDGQVVTETRRVSNNATAAHPLGTDGNGRDILSRLVYGARTSMLVGVFGTALAALVGVCVGLTAGYARGRVDDSLMRAADVMLAFPSLVLAIALVGVWGQAQVTFPDPLVTSGVAAAWRGAVGLPSAGAMPTNVVLPGTVVVVVALVNWVWFARVSRGEALALRQEEYVKAARALGASDARIVFRHVLPNAITPILVLATIQVAAIILLESALSFLGFSGANVSWGFDIALGRQYQSTAWWISTMPGLAIVVTVIGLNLVGDWLRDALDPGIEGEGGV
- a CDS encoding ABC transporter permease encodes the protein MSLARFLVKRALQGVLVVWGVVTVVFALRFVSPGDPANVLLPPDVDPAVRRQVVAELGLNDPLHVQYFDFVTGVPMGDLGFSLVTRTPVTARVVAKIPATLELAVAATVVAVVIAVPLGVVSATRRHDPADYGATLFSLLGISTPNFWLGVMLIIILAVQLDLFPTSQRPIGLDGVVGLLLAGRVAGAADGLLTWLWHVTLPAITLGTYFTALITRLTRSGMLDELGKTYVRAARAKGLPETLTRYRHALRNTLIPVITVVGLQLGTLIGGAVITEAVFAWPGLGTLIIDSINARDWPVLQGSLIVVAVAFVLVNIVVDTLYAYVNPQVAFD
- a CDS encoding ABC transporter substrate-binding protein; amino-acid sequence: MTSDDTLGRRRFLELSGTAAAVAGLAGCSGSGGGGGGSTQEFPVTIVQGNMPSGLDPHDHRETPTDVVMLHAYEGVLTRTADGSITEALATGYERVDGENTVRFQLREDVTFHNGDALAPEDVAYSINRIVREGVGFASPQSDQLAGVTGAEVADDGSVVVENDGLNPIVFSEFATYCDVMQQSWVEERSKAEIGQEMNGTGPFQLSSYTEDEEVVFTPYEDYWDDTAAVTELTFRAASEAGTRVNQLLQGEADVVVNVPPQEVQRVNDSDTARIASAPSTRVIYNAMRYDVEPFSSQAFRQAMNYAVDLDSIVENVLGGFGSATGQPTLDGFVGHNPDVDPYAYDPGQAEQLVEESGHAGVEIELNTPVGRYLKDLEIAQAVAGFIDELPNVSASVRQRDFGSLVDELLTGNIEDKPPWYLIGWGEATFDGGLVMTALLTSDGQLTSWSNEEFDALLSQAAEESGDTREATLREANALAHDQAPWIFLNRQFSVYGVSERVAWEARSDERIDAYAMSPQ
- a CDS encoding ribonuclease H; its protein translation is MAVHGRQTLRDLFDDSPTPHIAHPPRTHHRHFYVATDGSYRPDGGGLGAVIEARDGTRVARIALSDTPPDNNVAEYRALHLGLDVLAARAPRDALVGVLVDHDDLAGNVNSAVLETQQPGWRPGGDPSVPAGSEHHWRGIQARIAGFGELRAARIDSRDNPAHPLANAPAEYAHVNRQPDRCVLPSAANAGTEATDPQFPPPSRFDRPDRVGSAGSD